One Chloroflexota bacterium genomic window, ACCAGGTCTGACAGCGACTAAACGGGCGTAGCGGCATATATCTCTTACCTCCACTAACATTGCTCCTATTCTACCGCTTCCTCAACCTATCGTGAATCCCCTGGACGGTATTTTTGAGACAGACTCTGAAGGTCTGTCCCTACAGACCCCGTGAACTCCCTTCCGCTAGGGGACGGGAAATTGCGAAGCTCTCTCCTTCAGATGACAGCCCTACCGCCCGCAGCACCTCTTATACTTCTTGCCGCTTCCACAGGGACAGGGGTCGTTACGCCCCACCCTCTTGTCAACGGCTGCTGCGTTCCGCTTGCTCGCCGTTCCCTGCGGGGCAGCCTCCTTCTTCACAATATCAACACGGTAGATAGTATGCACCACGTCATGCTGAATATTGGCTAGAAGGCTCTGAAAAAGGTCATGTCCCTCCCTCTTATAGGCCACCAGCGGGTCGCCACGCCCCACCGCCTGAAGCCCAATCCCATGGCGCGTCTGCTCCATCATGGTCAGGTGCTCCATCCATAGCCTGTCCAGTGACCGCAGCATGACCAGCCGCTCCAGAATTCGCATGTTCTGCGGACCCATCTCCTGTTCCTTCTTTTCGTAGAGGGAACAGGCATAATCAACCAGGATCGATTCGATCTCCTCAGGCAGTTTGTGGGAAAGGGAATCCCTATTCAATTCCGGCGCTGGAGGCAAGATACGGCCAACGTCCTCCAGCAGCCCCGCCACGTCACTCTCCTCGTCACCGGTATGAGCCGCCACCAGCCCGCGGATTTCGTCCTGGATCATGCCCTGGATATTGCCCTTGAGATCAGCACCACTCAGGATCCTTTTTCTTTCGCCGTAGACTACCTCGCGATGCTTGTTCACCACATCGTCGTAGTCCACCAGGTGCTTGCGGATTTCAAAGTGGTAGCCCTCCACCCGCACCTGGGCATTTTCGATGGCTTTGCTCACCAGAGAGTGCTCGATGGGGACTTCATCGCCAATCCCAGCCCACTCCATGAAGCCTTTCACTCTGTCGCCGCCAAAGCGACTCACTACATCGTCTTCCAGCGAAACATAGAAACGGGAACTCCCTGGGTCACCCTGGCGTCCCGACCGACCGCGAAGCTGGTTATCAATACGCCTAGCTTCATGTCTCTCGGTGCCGATAACATGGAGGCCTCCCAGTTCCACTACTTTACCATGGTCCGCCTGCCACTCCTCAGGGGTGCGGCCCTCAGGATTTCCGCCCAGGATAATATCCACGCCTCTACCAGCCATATTGGTAGCCACGGTCACCGCTCCTGGCTTCCCTGCCTGGGAAACAATATAGGCCTCCTTTTCATGGTTCTTGGCGTTCAATACCTGATGGGGCACACCGCGCCGCTGTAGCAGGTCACTCAGGAGTTCCGATTTCTCAATAGAGGTGGTCCCCACCAGCACCGGACGCTGCTCTTTGTATAGCCTTTCCACCTCGTTGGCTACAGCACGAAACTTGGCTTCCTCGTTCCTGTATATTTGGTCAGTACAATCCTCCCGAATCATTTCTTTATTGGTAGGAATGACTACTACATCCAGCTTGTATATCTTCTGGAACTCCTCCGCCTCAGTAACCGC contains:
- the secA gene encoding preprotein translocase subunit SecA yields the protein MFKWLGGLVDSNERELKRLQPVVARVNAVEPELEKLSDAELRGKTDEFKSRYSDGEKLDELLPEAFAAVREAARRTIKQRHFDVQLMGGIVLHQGKIAEMKTGEGKTLVATLPLYLNSIVGEGCHLVTVNDYLSKRDPYWMGPIYHALGVSVASIQHEASFIYDPSYDSGDPRWRSMRPVSRRQAYESDITYGTNNEFGFDYLRDNMVVDLSQCVQRPLNYAIVDEVDYILIDEARTPLIISGAAEEAAQKYYTFARLVPRLVSGEDYTLDAKDRAVMLTDAGASKVENLLRKDGLLKSPDLYDPSNYALTHYLDSALKAHVLYRRDRDYVVKNGEVIIVDEFTGRLMPGRRYSEGLHQAIEAKERVKIQRESVTLATITFQNYFRLYRKLAGMTGTAVTEAEEFQKIYKLDVVVIPTNKEMIREDCTDQIYRNEEAKFRAVANEVERLYKEQRPVLVGTTSIEKSELLSDLLQRRGVPHQVLNAKNHEKEAYIVSQAGKPGAVTVATNMAGRGVDIILGGNPEGRTPEEWQADHGKVVELGGLHVIGTERHEARRIDNQLRGRSGRQGDPGSSRFYVSLEDDVVSRFGGDRVKGFMEWAGIGDEVPIEHSLVSKAIENAQVRVEGYHFEIRKHLVDYDDVVNKHREVVYGERKRILSGADLKGNIQGMIQDEIRGLVAAHTGDEESDVAGLLEDVGRILPPAPELNRDSLSHKLPEEIESILVDYACSLYEKKEQEMGPQNMRILERLVMLRSLDRLWMEHLTMMEQTRHGIGLQAVGRGDPLVAYKREGHDLFQSLLANIQHDVVHTIYRVDIVKKEAAPQGTASKRNAAAVDKRVGRNDPCPCGSGKKYKRCCGR